Proteins co-encoded in one Klebsiella michiganensis genomic window:
- a CDS encoding flagellar biosynthesis protein FlgB: MLDKLDAALRFQQEALNLRAQRQEILAANIANADTPGFQARDIDFASEMKKVMERGRVEGGGMSLALTSARHIPAQTHSTPSLDLLYRVPDQPAMDGNTVDMDRERTQFADNSLNYQTNLTVLGGQIKSMMSVLQG, translated from the coding sequence ATGCTCGATAAACTGGACGCCGCACTGCGATTTCAGCAAGAAGCGCTTAATTTGCGTGCCCAGCGCCAAGAGATTCTGGCCGCGAATATCGCCAATGCCGACACGCCGGGCTTTCAGGCGCGCGATATCGACTTTGCCAGTGAAATGAAAAAAGTGATGGAGCGCGGACGCGTTGAAGGAGGCGGCATGTCTCTGGCGCTCACTTCGGCACGCCATATTCCGGCACAAACCCACTCCACTCCGTCGCTCGATCTCCTCTACCGCGTACCTGACCAGCCAGCCATGGACGGTAACACCGTCGATATGGACCGTGAACGTACGCAGTTTGCCGATAACAGCCTGAATTACCAAACAAACCTCACGGTGCTTGGCGGGCAAATCAAAAGCATGATGTCGGTGCTACAGGGATAA
- the flgC gene encoding flagellar basal body rod protein FlgC (with FlgF and B makes up the proximal portion of the flagellar basal body rod), with translation MALLNIFDIAGSAMTAQSKRMNVAASNLANADSVTGPDGQPYRAKQVVFQVDAAPGAATGGVKVTKVVESDAPDKLVFQPGNPLADARGYVRMPNVDVVGEMVNSMSASRSYQANVEVLNTVKGMMMKTLTLGQ, from the coding sequence ATGGCCTTACTCAATATTTTCGACATCGCCGGTTCGGCAATGACGGCCCAGTCTAAACGCATGAACGTGGCGGCAAGTAACCTCGCCAACGCGGACAGCGTCACCGGACCTGACGGCCAGCCTTACCGCGCAAAACAGGTCGTTTTCCAGGTTGACGCCGCACCCGGTGCGGCGACCGGCGGCGTTAAAGTGACCAAAGTGGTGGAAAGCGATGCCCCGGACAAGCTGGTTTTCCAGCCGGGTAACCCGCTGGCGGACGCGCGTGGCTATGTGCGTATGCCTAACGTCGATGTGGTTGGGGAGATGGTCAACAGCATGTCCGCCTCCCGGAGTTATCAGGCCAACGTCGAGGTGCTCAACACCGTGAAGGGCATGATGATGAAAACGCTCACTCTCGGTCAGTAA
- the flgD gene encoding flagellar basal body rod modification protein (acts as a scaffold for the assembly of hook proteins onto the flagellar basal body rod; Yersinia, Vibrio parahaemolyticus, Bradyrhizobium and other organisms have 2 copies of some flagellar genes; in V. parahaemolyticus one set used for lateral flagella production and the other is used for the polar flagella production), whose translation MSIAVKMNDPTNNVDPTAGASKNSLTGNSAADLQGSFLTLLVAQLKNQDPTNPMQNNELTTQLAQISTVSGIEKLNTTLGSVSGQINQNQSLQASALIGHGVMIPGNKILAGTDSKTNTISTTPFGVELQQAADKVTATISDKDGKVVRTIEIGGLSAGVHTFTWDGSANDGTNVPDGSYTVAINATNGGTQLVAQPLNFAMVSGVINGKDGLKLDLGTYGSTTLDAIRQII comes from the coding sequence ATGTCCATTGCAGTCAAAATGAACGATCCGACTAACAATGTTGATCCTACGGCTGGCGCATCGAAAAACAGCCTGACGGGCAACAGCGCCGCAGACCTGCAGGGGAGCTTTTTGACCCTGCTGGTGGCGCAGTTAAAAAACCAGGATCCGACCAACCCGATGCAGAACAACGAACTGACCACGCAGCTGGCGCAGATCAGTACCGTTAGCGGCATCGAAAAACTCAATACCACGCTGGGCTCAGTTTCCGGCCAGATCAACCAGAACCAGTCTCTGCAGGCCAGCGCCCTGATTGGCCATGGCGTGATGATCCCGGGCAACAAAATCCTGGCGGGGACCGATTCAAAAACCAACACCATCAGCACCACGCCGTTTGGCGTCGAGCTGCAGCAGGCGGCGGACAAAGTCACGGCCACTATCTCCGATAAAGACGGCAAAGTGGTTCGTACTATCGAGATTGGTGGGCTGAGTGCCGGGGTGCATACCTTTACCTGGGACGGCAGCGCCAACGACGGCACCAACGTGCCGGACGGCTCTTACACCGTGGCGATCAATGCCACGAATGGTGGGACACAGCTGGTGGCTCAGCCGCTGAACTTCGCCATGGTGAGCGGTGTTATCAACGGCAAAGATGGCCTCAAACTGGATCTCGGGACCTACGGTTCTACGACCCTCGATGCAATCAGGCAAATTATTTAA
- the flgE gene encoding flagellar hook protein FlgE (the hook connects flagellar basal body to the flagellar filament), giving the protein MAFSQAVSGLNAAATNLDVIGNNIANSATYGFKSGSVSFADMFAGSKVGLGVKVAGVTQNFGDGTTTSTGRGLDVAISQNGFFRLVDSSGSVFYSRNGQFKLDENRNLVNMQGLQLTGYPATGTPPTIQQGANPVGLSVPNTLMAAKTTTTASQQINLNSTDKLPTVTPFDPTNANSYNKKGTVTVYDSQGNAHGMDVYYVKTADNTWQVYTKDSSVAGSTPTSAGFMRFDNNGNLQGITANAADPIPNPNTLPTSINVTTGVTNGATPATFALSFLNSMQQNTGSNNIVATNQNGYKPGDLVSYQINDDGTVVGNYSNEQTQLLGQIVLSNFANPEGLQSQGDNVWTATNSSGVALLGLAGTGNFGTLTSGALESSNVDLSKELVNMIVAQRNYQSNAQTIKTQDQILNTLVNLR; this is encoded by the coding sequence ATGGCGTTTTCTCAAGCGGTCAGCGGCTTAAATGCTGCGGCCACCAACCTGGACGTGATTGGTAACAACATTGCCAACTCCGCCACCTACGGTTTTAAATCCGGCTCGGTCTCTTTTGCCGATATGTTTGCCGGCTCTAAAGTGGGCCTGGGCGTTAAAGTCGCCGGCGTGACCCAGAACTTTGGCGACGGTACCACCACCAGCACCGGCCGTGGCCTGGATGTGGCTATCAGCCAGAACGGTTTCTTCCGCCTGGTGGACAGCTCCGGTTCCGTGTTCTACAGCCGTAACGGGCAGTTCAAGCTGGACGAAAACCGCAATCTGGTCAACATGCAGGGGCTGCAGCTGACCGGCTACCCGGCAACCGGTACGCCGCCAACTATCCAGCAGGGTGCGAACCCGGTAGGTCTGTCCGTGCCGAACACGCTGATGGCGGCGAAAACCACCACCACCGCATCCCAGCAGATCAACCTGAACTCTACCGACAAACTGCCAACTGTGACGCCGTTCGATCCGACCAACGCGAACAGCTACAACAAGAAAGGCACGGTAACCGTTTACGACAGCCAGGGTAACGCCCACGGCATGGACGTGTACTACGTGAAAACCGCAGACAATACCTGGCAGGTCTACACCAAAGACTCTTCGGTAGCAGGTTCCACGCCGACCTCCGCCGGGTTTATGCGTTTCGACAATAACGGCAACCTGCAGGGTATTACTGCCAATGCCGCCGATCCGATTCCAAACCCGAACACGTTGCCAACCAGCATCAACGTGACGACCGGCGTCACCAACGGCGCGACGCCAGCCACCTTCGCGCTGAGTTTCCTGAACTCCATGCAGCAGAACACCGGGTCTAACAACATCGTGGCCACCAACCAGAACGGCTATAAGCCGGGCGACCTGGTCTCTTACCAGATTAACGATGATGGCACCGTGGTCGGGAACTACTCCAACGAGCAGACTCAGCTTCTGGGACAAATCGTGCTGTCCAACTTTGCTAACCCTGAAGGTTTGCAGTCCCAGGGCGATAACGTCTGGACCGCGACGAACTCTTCCGGCGTGGCGCTGTTGGGGCTCGCGGGGACAGGTAACTTCGGTACCCTGACCAGCGGGGCGCTGGAGTCTTCGAACGTGGATCTGAGTAAAGAACTGGTCAACATGATCGTCGCGCAGCGTAACTATCAGTCGAATGCGCAGACCATCAAAACCCAGGACCAGATCCTCAACACCCTGGTTAACCTGCGCTAA
- the flgF gene encoding flagellar basal body rod protein FlgF (FlgF, with FlgB and C, makes up the proximal portion of the flagellar basal body rod), with translation MDHAIYTAMGAASQTLNQQSVTASNMANASTPGFRAQLNALRAVPVEGLSLPTRTLVVASTPGADMTPGQLDYTSRPMDVALQQDGWLAVQTQDGGEGYTRNGNIQVSPAGQLTIGGRPVIGEGGPIAVPEGSQLTIAADGTISALNPGDPPNTVAPIGRLKLVKATQQEVVRGDDGLFRLNATAQATRGAIAQADPTIKVMSGVLEGSNVKPAEAMADMIANARRFEMQMKVIANVDENEQRANTLLQMT, from the coding sequence ATGGATCATGCAATCTACACCGCCATGGGCGCTGCCAGCCAGACGCTGAATCAGCAGTCCGTCACGGCGAGCAACATGGCGAACGCTTCCACACCGGGATTCCGCGCGCAGCTTAATGCGTTGCGGGCGGTCCCGGTTGAAGGGCTTTCTCTGCCAACCCGTACCCTGGTCGTTGCCTCAACGCCAGGAGCCGATATGACGCCGGGTCAGCTGGACTACACCTCGCGCCCGATGGACGTTGCTTTGCAGCAGGATGGCTGGCTGGCGGTGCAGACGCAGGACGGCGGAGAAGGCTATACCCGCAACGGTAACATTCAGGTCAGCCCTGCCGGTCAGTTGACCATTGGTGGCCGGCCTGTTATCGGCGAAGGTGGCCCTATTGCGGTGCCGGAAGGTTCGCAGCTTACCATTGCCGCGGACGGGACTATCTCCGCGCTGAATCCGGGCGACCCGCCGAATACCGTGGCGCCCATTGGCCGACTGAAGCTGGTGAAAGCCACGCAGCAGGAGGTGGTGCGCGGTGATGACGGGCTGTTTCGTTTAAACGCCACCGCCCAGGCGACACGCGGTGCTATAGCGCAGGCCGACCCAACCATTAAGGTGATGTCCGGCGTACTGGAAGGCAGCAACGTCAAACCGGCAGAGGCAATGGCGGATATGATTGCCAACGCCCGCCGTTTTGAGATGCAGATGAAAGTTATCGCCAACGTTGATGAAAACGAACAGCGCGCTAACACGCTGCTGCAAATGACCTAA
- the flgG gene encoding flagellar basal body rod protein FlgG (makes up the distal portion of the flagellar basal body rod), translating to MINSLWIAKTGLDAQQTNMDVIANNLANVSTNGFKRQRAVFEDLLYQTIRQPGAQSSEQTTLPSGLQIGTGVRPVATERLHSQGNLSKTDNSKDVAIKGEGFFQVLLPDGTAAYTRDGSFQVDQNGQLVTAGGFQVQPAITVPANALSLTIGRDGVVSATLQGQTAPVQVGQLNLTTFMNDTGLESIGENLYTETQASGAPNDSTPGLNGAGLLYQGYVETSNVNVAEELVNMIQVQRAYEINSKAVSTTDQMLQKLTQM from the coding sequence ATGATCAATTCTTTATGGATCGCCAAAACGGGTCTTGATGCTCAGCAAACCAATATGGATGTGATTGCCAACAACCTGGCAAACGTCTCCACCAACGGTTTTAAGCGTCAGCGCGCCGTGTTTGAAGATTTGCTTTATCAAACTATTCGTCAGCCGGGGGCTCAGTCTTCTGAGCAGACGACGCTGCCGTCTGGTCTACAGATCGGGACCGGTGTTCGCCCGGTTGCCACCGAGCGTCTGCACAGCCAGGGCAACCTGTCTAAAACGGACAACAGCAAAGATGTGGCCATCAAAGGCGAAGGTTTCTTCCAGGTTCTGCTGCCGGACGGTACAGCCGCTTATACGCGCGACGGTTCCTTCCAGGTTGACCAGAATGGTCAGCTGGTGACGGCGGGCGGTTTCCAGGTGCAGCCTGCGATTACCGTGCCGGCAAACGCCCTGAGCCTGACTATCGGCCGTGACGGTGTGGTGAGCGCAACCTTACAGGGGCAGACCGCGCCAGTACAGGTCGGACAGCTGAACCTGACGACCTTTATGAACGATACCGGGCTGGAAAGTATCGGTGAGAACCTTTACACCGAAACGCAGGCATCCGGTGCGCCAAACGATTCCACGCCGGGATTGAACGGCGCAGGTCTGCTCTATCAGGGCTATGTTGAGACCTCAAACGTAAACGTTGCTGAAGAGCTGGTGAACATGATCCAGGTTCAGCGCGCGTACGAAATCAACAGCAAAGCGGTCAGCACGACCGACCAGATGCTGCAAAAACTGACGCAAATGTAA
- the flgH gene encoding flagellar basal body L-ring protein (part of the flagellar basal body which consists of four rings L,P, S and M mounted on a central rod), producing the protein MKAMQNPMVLRPVVLSLVLAVSGCALVPSKPLVEGATSAQPVPGPAPTINGSIFQTAQPMNYGYQPLFEDRRPRNIGDTLTIQLQENVSASKSSSANASRDGKSSLGFDTVPTFASGLLGNGKADLNASGSNGFNGKGGANASNTFSGTLTVTVDQVLANGNLHVVGEKQIAINQGTEFIRFSGVVNPRTISGSNTVASTQVADARIEYVGNGYINEAQNMGWLQRFFLNVSPM; encoded by the coding sequence ATGAAAGCAATGCAAAACCCAATGGTGCTCCGTCCTGTTGTCCTGAGTCTGGTGCTGGCCGTAAGCGGCTGCGCCTTAGTACCTAGTAAACCGCTGGTTGAGGGGGCGACATCTGCCCAGCCGGTGCCTGGTCCTGCGCCAACGATTAACGGTTCAATATTCCAGACCGCGCAGCCGATGAACTACGGCTATCAGCCGCTGTTTGAAGACCGTCGCCCACGTAATATCGGCGACACCCTGACCATCCAGCTTCAGGAAAACGTTAGCGCCAGTAAGAGTTCCTCGGCGAATGCCAGTCGCGATGGAAAATCGTCGCTTGGCTTTGACACGGTACCGACCTTTGCTTCGGGATTATTGGGGAATGGAAAAGCTGACCTGAACGCCTCTGGCAGCAATGGCTTTAACGGTAAAGGCGGCGCCAACGCCAGCAACACCTTCAGCGGCACGTTGACGGTGACCGTGGATCAGGTGCTGGCCAACGGAAACCTGCACGTTGTAGGTGAAAAACAGATTGCCATCAACCAGGGGACGGAGTTTATCCGCTTCTCTGGCGTAGTGAACCCGCGCACCATCAGCGGCAGCAACACCGTTGCGTCGACCCAGGTGGCGGATGCCCGAATTGAGTATGTCGGTAACGGCTACATTAATGAAGCGCAGAATATGGGCTGGCTGCAGCGCTTCTTCCTTAACGTATCGCCGATGTAA